GCCGCCCGGCAGCTACGCCGTCAAGGGCCTGTACGTGGACGAGTGGTACAAGACCCGCTGAGCCGGGCCCGCATCGCATCGCCATCCGGAGGAACCGGCCCGCCGGCCGGTTCCTCCGGGGGAGGCGTTCCTCGGCCGGTTTCACACGGCTTTCGCCTTGGCCGGGTCCCAAGCATCCGCCGGGTTCCGCGGGTTCGGCGGGTCCGTCTGGCGCAGGTTCCCCGACGGCATGGAACCCCATCGTGGCCCGCCGCATCCGGGCGGGGGGAGGTGCGATCAGCATGGCATCCCTGCGCTACGCCGGCCGGCGCCTGCTGCAGGGGCTGGTGGTCCTGTGGGTGATCACCGTGGTGACCTTTCTTCTGGTCAACCTGGCCCCTGGCGGGCCTGGCGCCGTCATGCGCATGGAGACCACGGCCGAGCAGCGGGAGGCGCTGATGCGCCAGCTGGGCCTCGACCAGCCCCTGCCGGTCCGCTACGTGCGCTGGCTGGGGGACGCCCTGCAGGGCGACTTCGGCCAGTCCATGAACAGCCGCGAGCCGGTGATGCCCCTGGTGCTGGAGCGCCTGGGCAACACCGCGGTCCTGGCGGCCGCCACCCTGGCGCTCTCCCTCGCCGTGGGGCTGGCACTGGGCGTCGCCGCCGCCCTCCGCCGGGGATCGTGGATCGACCACGCCGCCACCCTGATCTCGACCTTCGGGGTGTCGGTGCCGGACTTCTGGTTCGGCATCCTGCTGATCATGGCCCTGTCGGTGCGGTGGAACCTGCTCCCCAGCGGCGGCATGGCCACGGTGGGCGCGGAGTTCTCCCTGGCCGACCGGCTGGTGCACCTCATCATGCCGTCCTTCGTCCTGATGCTGGTGATCCTGCCCAACATCCTGCGCTTCGTGCGGTCGTCGCTGCTGGAGGTCCTGCACCAGGACTTCATCCGCACGGCGCGGGCCAAGGGCGCGGGGCCGGCCCGGGTGATCCTGGCCCACGCCCTGCGCAACGCGATGATCCCGGTGCTGACCATGCTGGGCCTGCTGATCCCCGCCCTGCTGGGCGGCTCGGTGATCGCCGAGAGCGTGTTCGCCTGGCCCGGCATGGGCCGGCTGGCGGTGGAGGCGGCCATGGGCCGGGACTACCCGGTGATCATGGCGGTGACGGTGGTGGCGGGCGTGGTGGTCGTGATCACCAACCTGGTGGTCGACCTGGCCTACTCCCTGGTCGATCCGCGCATCCGCCACGCCGCCGGGTAAGGGGGTAAGACGATGACCGTTTCGGTACCCGAGCCGGGCCCCGCCCGCCGTGCCACGCCGCGGGCCGGCGCCGGTCCCGCCGGATCGCCGCCACCGGGCGGCGCCGCCGCCGGCGGGCTGGCGCCCGGCGAGCCCGGTGCCCGCGCAGCCGCCGAGGCCCTGCAGCCCGACGCCGAGGGGTTCGTCGCCCGGGTCCGCCGCCGCCCTGCCCTGCTGGCCGCCGCCGCCGTGCTGCTTCTGCTCTACATCCTGGTGTGGGCCCTGCCGCCCCTTTTGGGCCTGGACCCCGACGCCACCGACCCGGCGGCCAGCCTGGCGCCGCCGGGCCCCGGTCACTGGCTGGGCACCGACGAGCTGGGCCGGGACATGCTGGCCCGCATGCTGGCCGGCGGCCGCATCACCTTGACCGTGGCCGCCCTGGCCGCCGCCATCGCCCTTGGCGTGGGCACCCTGGTGGGCGCCCTGGCCGGGTTCTACCGCGGTTGGGTCGAGACGGTGCTGATGCGCTTCGTCGATGCCATGATGGCGATCCCCTCCTATTTCCTGATCGTCGCCGAGCTGGCGGTGTTCGGGGATTCGCCCGCGGTGGTGGTGGCGGTCATCGGGCTGAACTACTGGATGCCCGTGGCGCGGCTGGTGTATGCCGAGTTCCTCAAGTGGCGGGAGCGGGAGTTCATCGAGGCGGAGGTGGCCCTTGGCGCCTCGCCGGCCCGGATCATCTGGCGGCACCTGTTCCCCCAGGTGATCCCGTCCCTGCTGGCCCTGCTGTCCCTGACGGTGGGGTGGGCGGTCCTGGCCGAGAGCGGCCTCAGCTACCTGGGCCTGGGCATCCAGCCGCCGGATGCCTCGTGGGGCAACATGCTCAAGAACGCCCAGGTCTACATGTGGACCCAGCCCATGCTGGCCGTGTATCCCGGCGCCGCCATCCTGCTCACCGTGCTCTGCTTCAACGTGCTGGGCAACGGGCTGCGGGACGTGCTGGACCCGCGCGATGCATAGACGCCGGCAGGGGGCCGGCCCGGCGCGCAAGACACCGGGAGGTACGGTCCGGCGCTCGGCAGGCCCGGGTGCCGCTGCCCGCCCCGGCGCCGGTCCCGGGCGCGGCCCCGCCGCTGCGGTTCCGGGGCCCTCGTCGCGGCCCCGGCCGTCCCGCCCCGGTCGCCGTCCCGCCCGTCGCGGCCGCGATGCGGTCCAGGCCGTTGCGGCCGTGGCGCGCTTCCGGCCGGGAAGCCGTGGGGCGATCCCGGCCGGGCGGATCGCCAGGCCCCGCACCCCCAGGGTCCGGCACGGGAGGTGAACGACGCCATGGTGGTTCTCGAAGTGCGCGGTCTGGAAGTGACCTTTCCCACCCCGGCCGGCCCCGCCCGGGCCGTCGGGGGGATCGACTTCGACCTCTACGCCGGCGAGGTCCTGGGGCTGGTGGGGGAGTCGGGCAGCGGCAAGAGCGTCACCGCCCTGGCCCTCATGGGCCTGCTGCCGCCGGGGGCCCAGGTGCGGGGCGAGGTCCTGTTCAACGGGCAGAACCTGCTCGCCCAGCCCGAGGCCCAGTGGCGAAGGGTGCGGGGCCAGGAGATGGCCATGATCTTCCAGGAGCCCATGACCTCCTTGAACCCCGTCATGACCGTGGGCGCGCAGATCGCTGAGTCCCTGGTCCTGCACGGCACGCCGGCCGGCACGGCCCGCCGCCGGGCGGTGGAGCTGCTGGAGCGGGTCGGCATCCCCGAGCCGGAACGGCGCGCGCGCCAGTACCCCCACCAGCTGTCCGGCGGCATGCGGCAGCGGGTGATGATCGCCATGGCCATGGCCTGCCGCCCGCGGGTGCTGATCGCCGACGAGCCGACGACGGCCCTCGACGTCACCGTCCAGGCGCAGATCCTCGACCTGATGAAGACCCTGCAGGAGGAGACGGGCACCGCCATCCTGCTCATCACCCACGACCTGGGCGTGGTGGCGGAGATGTGCCACCGGGTGGCGGTGATGTACGCCGGCCGGATCGTGGAGAAGGCGACGGTGGCCGACCTTTTCGACCGGCCGGGCCACCCCTACACCGAGGGGCTGCTGCAGTCGTTGCCCCTCACGGCGGCGCCCAAGACCCCCTTGCGGGCCATGGCGGGAGCGGTGCCGCATCCGGCCCATCTGCCGCCGGGCTGCGCCTTCGCGCCCCGCTGCCCGTATGCCGTCGACCGCTGCCACCGGGAGGTGCCCGTCCTGGCAGGCGGTGTCGCCTGCCACCGGGCCACCGAGCTGGAGTTGCAGGGTGTGGTGCAGGGCGTGGTGGCAGGGGAAAGCGGGCTGGGTACCCCTGACGGGGCTCTCTCCGACGGGCCTCTCCCCGAGGGGGCTCTTCCCGGTGGGGCGCCCCCCGATGGGGGTGCCCCCGATGATGGGGCTGCCTCCGATGGGATGGAGGCCGAGGCGGCGGGGAACGGTTCGGGCCCGGCGGGCCGGTGGCCGGCTGGCGCGCCGGCCATGCTCGAGGCCGTAGAGGCGCCGGTGACCCCGGCGCGGGACGGAGGTGGTAACGGATGAACCTGCCCAAGGGCGCTGCAGCCGGCGCCGCGCCCCCTGATTCCCGCACCCGGTCCGCTTCCGCGCCGCTCGCCGCACCGACCGGTACGCCGGTCACCGTACCGGCCCATGCACCGGCGCCCGCACCGGCTCATGCGCCGCTCGCCGAACCGGCCCATGCACCGGCCCTCCGGGATGAGGTCCTGGTCCGGGCCGTCAACCTGCGCAAGGAATTCCCCCTGACGGGCGGGCTTCCCGGCCGGCGGCTGACCGTCCGCGCCGTCGACGGGGTGAGCTTTGCGATCCGCCGGGGCGAGGTCTTCAGCCTCGTGGGCGAGTCGGGCTGCGGCAAGTCGACCACGGGGCGGCTGGTCCTGCGGCTGCAGGAGCCCACGGAGGGGGAGGTCTGGTTCGCGGGAGAGAACCTCGCCCGGCTGCCCGCGCCCCGGCTGCGGCGGCTCCGACGCCGGATGCAGATCGTCTTCCAGGACCCCTTCGCGTCCCTGAACCCGCGCATGACCGTGGGCGAGCTGATCGGCGAGCCGCTCTTGATCCACGGCCTGGGATCCAAGGCCGACCGCCAGCGCCGGGTAGGCGAGCTCCTGGAGCTGGTGGGCCTCAGCCCCCAGCACGCCACCCGTTACCCGCACCACTTCTCCGGCGGCCAGCGCCAGCGGATCGGCATCGCCCGGGCCCTGGCGTCGGAGCCCGAGTTCCTGGTGTGCGACGAAGCCGTCTCGGCTCTCGACGTGTCGGTGCGGGTCCAGATCCTCAACCTGCTGATGGAACTCCAGCAGCGCCTGGGCTTGACGTATCTCTTCATCTCCCACGACCTGGGCGTGGTGCGGCACATCAGCGACCGGGTGGGCGTCATGTACCTGGGCAAGCTGGTCGAGGTGGCCCCCGCCGCGGAGCTGTTCCGCCGGCCCCTGCACCCGTATACCCGGGCCCTCTTGGCGGCCATCCCGCGGCCCCACCCCCTGGCGCCGGCGCGGGAGCGGATCGAGCTGCGGGGCGAGCTGCCGAGCCCGGTGAACCCGCCCCGGGGTTGCCGGTTCCACACCCGCTGCCCCCTGGCCACCGAGCGCTGCCGTGCGGAGGAACCGGCCCTGGTCGAGCACGCCCCGGGCCACTGGGCGGCGTGCCACTACGCGTGACGCGGCGGCGACGGGACCAGGGTGGCCGTGACGGGTTGAGGACGTCGAGACGTGGTCCATCGGGACCGGGTGGGCTGTGGCGGGGTGACGCGGGCTGGGTGTCCGCAGGGTCCGGCGACTGCCCAGGCGCCCGCCGGAGGGCAGGACACCTCTGCAAGCGCACACCCCAGGGCTTGATCCGCCCGCAGGTGCCGGTAGTAGGCGGGACGCCGCCGCGGGCGTCTCGGGCCTCACGCCGCCGCTGACGCCGGCGGCAGGTTGGAAGCCGCCGCCGGGTCCGCCCGGGGGTCTGACACGGCCGGCGGAGCCGGCCGCCGCCCCGGACGTTCCGTCAGGCGCCGGCTGCCGCCGTTCCGCCGCCGCCCTAGCGTCGCCCCGGCGTCTCCTGGGTCGTCAGGCGGTTCGGCATCCACCCGCGAGCGCGGGCCAGAAGACGCAGGCCGGCCCCCAGCAGCTCGCCGATCTCCGGCGCCCGGAGCAGCACCAGCACCGCCAGATAGGCCGCACAACCCGCCAGGCCCGGCAGCGCCACCAGGGCCAGTTCGACCGCAGCCCCCGCCGTCCCCGCGCCGAGAGCCGCCACGGGGACGTGCCACCGGGCCAGCAGGGCGCGATAGGCCGCGTCCATCACCACGCCGGCCAGGACCGCCGCCACCGCTACCCGGCCGGTTCGGG
This is a stretch of genomic DNA from Thermaerobacter sp. PB12/4term. It encodes these proteins:
- a CDS encoding ABC transporter permease, encoding MASLRYAGRRLLQGLVVLWVITVVTFLLVNLAPGGPGAVMRMETTAEQREALMRQLGLDQPLPVRYVRWLGDALQGDFGQSMNSREPVMPLVLERLGNTAVLAAATLALSLAVGLALGVAAALRRGSWIDHAATLISTFGVSVPDFWFGILLIMALSVRWNLLPSGGMATVGAEFSLADRLVHLIMPSFVLMLVILPNILRFVRSSLLEVLHQDFIRTARAKGAGPARVILAHALRNAMIPVLTMLGLLIPALLGGSVIAESVFAWPGMGRLAVEAAMGRDYPVIMAVTVVAGVVVVITNLVVDLAYSLVDPRIRHAAG
- a CDS encoding ABC transporter permease, with translation MTVSVPEPGPARRATPRAGAGPAGSPPPGGAAAGGLAPGEPGARAAAEALQPDAEGFVARVRRRPALLAAAAVLLLLYILVWALPPLLGLDPDATDPAASLAPPGPGHWLGTDELGRDMLARMLAGGRITLTVAALAAAIALGVGTLVGALAGFYRGWVETVLMRFVDAMMAIPSYFLIVAELAVFGDSPAVVVAVIGLNYWMPVARLVYAEFLKWREREFIEAEVALGASPARIIWRHLFPQVIPSLLALLSLTVGWAVLAESGLSYLGLGIQPPDASWGNMLKNAQVYMWTQPMLAVYPGAAILLTVLCFNVLGNGLRDVLDPRDA
- a CDS encoding ABC transporter ATP-binding protein, which translates into the protein MVVLEVRGLEVTFPTPAGPARAVGGIDFDLYAGEVLGLVGESGSGKSVTALALMGLLPPGAQVRGEVLFNGQNLLAQPEAQWRRVRGQEMAMIFQEPMTSLNPVMTVGAQIAESLVLHGTPAGTARRRAVELLERVGIPEPERRARQYPHQLSGGMRQRVMIAMAMACRPRVLIADEPTTALDVTVQAQILDLMKTLQEETGTAILLITHDLGVVAEMCHRVAVMYAGRIVEKATVADLFDRPGHPYTEGLLQSLPLTAAPKTPLRAMAGAVPHPAHLPPGCAFAPRCPYAVDRCHREVPVLAGGVACHRATELELQGVVQGVVAGESGLGTPDGALSDGPLPEGALPGGAPPDGGAPDDGAASDGMEAEAAGNGSGPAGRWPAGAPAMLEAVEAPVTPARDGGGNG
- a CDS encoding ABC transporter ATP-binding protein, with the translated sequence MNLPKGAAAGAAPPDSRTRSASAPLAAPTGTPVTVPAHAPAPAPAHAPLAEPAHAPALRDEVLVRAVNLRKEFPLTGGLPGRRLTVRAVDGVSFAIRRGEVFSLVGESGCGKSTTGRLVLRLQEPTEGEVWFAGENLARLPAPRLRRLRRRMQIVFQDPFASLNPRMTVGELIGEPLLIHGLGSKADRQRRVGELLELVGLSPQHATRYPHHFSGGQRQRIGIARALASEPEFLVCDEAVSALDVSVRVQILNLLMELQQRLGLTYLFISHDLGVVRHISDRVGVMYLGKLVEVAPAAELFRRPLHPYTRALLAAIPRPHPLAPARERIELRGELPSPVNPPRGCRFHTRCPLATERCRAEEPALVEHAPGHWAACHYA